GGGCTCCACGCTGAACGTCCAGATGGACTTCTTCGACTGGGGCTCGACGGTCGACGTGGCGGCTCCGGACCCGGCCACCGTCACGGAGATGCCCGGGGCGGGTGCGATGACCGGGGGGACGACCGGCGAGGCGCCGGCCGCCGCCTGAGGCACCTGACCGACGGTCCACGTCGGGCGGCTCCTACGCTGCCCGACGTGGACCGTTCTGCTGCCCGCCCGGCTCGTCGTCTCTACCGGGGCGGGGCGGTGTACTCCCCGGCCGACCCGTTCGCGACGGCGATGCTCGTCGAGGGCGCGACCGTGGCGTGGGTGGGACCGGACGAGGCCGCCGCAGCCTGGACCCGCGAGGGGGACGAGGTCGTCGAGCTCGAGGGCCGGCTCATCACCCCCGCCTTCGTCGACGCCCACGTCCACCTCACCGAGACCGGTCTGCGGCACACGGGGCTGGACCTGCACGGGGTCACCGGCCCGCGCGAACTGCTGGACGCCGTCGCCGCGCGCGCGGTGCCCGGGGAGCTGCTGGCGGGGTTCGGCTGGGACGAGTCGCGCTGGGGCGGGGCCCCGGTGCCCACGCGGGCCGAGCTGGACCGCGCCGCTCCCGGCACCCCCGTCGTCCTGTCCCGCGTCGACGGGCACAGCGCCCTCGTCAGCTCCCCCCTCACCGACGCGGCCGGACTGCGCGACCTGCCCGGCTGGGACGAGGACGGCTGGGTGCGCGCCGCCGCCCACCACGCCGCCCTCGACGCCCGCTGGGCGGCGCTGACCCCCGGTGCCGCCGACCGGGCCCGGCGCAGCGCCCTGCACGCCGCCGCCGCCGCAGGCATCGGCACCGTGCACGAGATGTCGGGTCGCTGGCTCGCACCGCCCGGTGACCTCACCGCCCTGCAGCGCCTCGCCGCGACCGAAGCCCTGCCGCACGTCGTGGGGTACCTCGCCGAACGCGTCACCTCCGCCGAGCAGGCCCGAGCTGTCCTGGGCGCTGCGGCCCGGGAGGGCGCCGAGCTCGCCGGGCTCGGTGGTGACCTCACCGTCGACGGGGCCCTCGGATCGCGCACCGCGGCCCTGCGCGCGGACTACGCCGACGCCCCCGGCTCGCGCGGCGCGCTGCACCTGGACGCCACGGCCGTGGCCGACCACCTCCACGCGTGCACCCTGGCGGGCGTGCACGCCGCGTTCCACGCCATCGGTGACGCCGCCCTCGACGTCGTCGTGGACGCGCTGGAGGCGGTCGCGGCCGACCTCGGCGTCCCCGCCCTCGCCTCGGCGGGGCACCGGGTCGAGCACGCCGTCGTCGCCGACCCCGGCCACGTGCGGGCCCTCGCCCGCCTCGGCACGGCGGTCAGCGCCCAGCCGGCGTTCGGGGCCACGTGGGGCGGCCCGGGCGGGGTCTACGCGCAGCGGCTGGGGGAGCGCGAGCAGCACGTCCAGGACCTCGCGGCGTTCGCCGCCGCCGGGGTGCCGTTGGCGTTCGGGTCCGACACCCCCGTGACGCCGTTCGCGCCGTGGGCGGCGGTGCGGGCCGCGGGGTTCCCGGCCCGCGAGGAGCACGCCGTCTCGGTGCGGGCCGCGTTCTTGGCCCACACCCGCGGTGGGCACCGGCTCGCGGGCCGCGGCCACCCCGGGGTGCTGCGCCCCGGCGCCCCCGCCACGTACGTGGTGTGGGACGTGCAGGACCTGCTCGTGCAGGCGCCGGACCGGCGGTTGTCGGGGTGGAGCACCGACGCCCGCTCGGGCACCCCGGGACTGCCCGACCTGTCCCCGGGGGCCCCCGAGCCGGTGTGCCGGCGGACCGTCGTCGACGGCGTCGTCGTCCACGACGCCCCCTGGTCCGACGCGCGGCCCGACACGCCGGGCGACACGCCGTGAACGTCGACGGGAACCACCTCCCGTGACCCGGCTGTGACCTGCCCCGATGGGCGTTCGCGCAGGTCACGGGCTGGTTGACACGAGGCGGCGACGGAGTAGCTTCGATGTGCAGTCCACGAGCAACACGACCGGCCAGACCCCCGTCCCGCCGTCGTCGCAGCCGCACCACCTGCGACGACGACCGGGCCGCTCGTCCAGCCGGTGTGGACGTGGTCGAGTCCGCGCGCCCTTAGACAACGGCGCGCTCCTCGTGGCCGACGGGGAGCGCGACGGCCCGACGGGTGCGTGGACTCGGCCCCTGACCACCGTCCGCCGCCGGGTCGTGCTGGCTCGTGCGGTGGGGAACCAGCGGCCGACGGTGGCGGTTACCCTCTCGTGGTGTCTCCCCGCCCGGTCGACCCAGCCCCGCTGCGGCTGCCGCTCAGCCTGCTCCTGGCCGTCTTCGGCGGGGTCGCCGCCTGGGCGGCGTTCCCGGGAGCGGTCTCGCGGCAGGGGTGGTGGTTCACCGCCGTCCTCGCCGTGACCCTGCTGGCGCTGGCCACCCACCGCGTCCGGGCCCGGCGGGGTTTCGCCGCCGGTCTCCTGTTCGGCCTGGCGTTCATGTTCCCGCACCTGTCCTGGAGCGGCACCTACGTCGGTCTCCTGCCGTGGTCGGCCCTCACCGTCGCCTGCGCGCTCTTCTACGCCGTCCTCGGCGCGGTCCTGCCGCGTCTGCAGCGCGCCCGCTGGCGCCTCGCGCCGCTGGCCGTGGCGACCGGGTGGGTCGCCCTGGAGGCCGCCCGCGCCCGGTTCCCGTTCGAGGGGTTCCCGTGGGGCCGGCTCGCCTTCTCCCAGGCCGACGCCCCGACGCTGGGGCTGGCCGCCCTCGGCGGTTCCCCGGCCGTGACGTTCGGGGTGGCGCTGTCCGGGGCCCTGCTCGCCTCGGCGGTCCTGGCGCTCCTGCGGCTGCCGGCACCTGCGGGCGCTGCGCGCGGGGTGCCGCGGCTTCGGCCCGCGGTCCTGTTCGCGGTGGCGGCCGTCGCCGTCGCGGCCTCGGGGGCGCTCGTCCCGCGGCCCACGGCCGCGCAGGACGGGACGAGCTCCGTCGCCGCGGTGCAGGGCAACGTCCCCGAGGCCGGGCTGGAGTTCAACGCCGAGCGCCGCGCCGTCCTGGACAACCACGCCCGCGCGACCGAGGCGCTGGCTCGCGCGGTCGAGGCCGGTACCGCCCGGCAGCCGGACGTGGTGCTGTGGCCGGAGAACTCCAGCGACATCGACCCTTACGAGAACCCCGACGCGGCCGCCGTCATCGAGCGGGCCGCCCGCGACGTCGGCGCCCCGCTGCTCGTCGGCGCGGTCCTGGACGGGCCGGGCCGCTACGTCTCCAACACCGGGCTGGTCGTCACGCCCGAGGACGGGCTGGCCGGTGCCCGCGACGACGACGCGCGGCACTACGTCAAGCAGCGGCCCGCCCCGTTCGGCGAGTACATGCCGTACCGGTCCTTCTTCCGCGTGTTCAGCGACAAGGTCGACCTGATCTCCCGCGACTTCGCCCACGGCGACCACGTCGGGCTGCTGCGGATGGGCGGGGTCCCCGTCGGTGACGTCATCTGCTTCGAGGTGGCCTTCGACGACACCGTGCGCGACTCCGTCCGCGCCGGCGCCCAGTTCCTCGTCGTGCAGACCAACAACGCGACGTTCGGCTACTCCGACGAGGCCGTGCAGCAGCTGGCGATGTCGCGCCTGCGGGCGGTGGAGTCGGGGCGGGCCGTCGTGCAGATCTCGACCGTCGGCGTGAGCGCGATCATCAGCCCCGACGGCGTGGCCCACGAGGAGTCCTCGCTGTTCACCACGGACGTGCTCACCGGTGAGGTCCCCCTGCGCTCGGCCCGGACGATCGCGACCCGCGTCGGGGACGCCCCGGAGCTGGTCCTGACCGGTCTGGCGCTGCTCCTGCTGCTCACCGCGCGGTCCGGGGATCGTCGCCGACCCCGTGGTGGGCGGCCGGTGCCGGCGCGGTCGGCCGACCCGGTGCCGACCGCGTGAGCGGGCCCCGGGCGCCGAGGCGTCGCTGGACAACCTGGATCCCGCTGGCGCTGGTCCTGCTCGT
This genomic window from Kineococcus mangrovi contains:
- the lnt gene encoding apolipoprotein N-acyltransferase, which codes for MSPRPVDPAPLRLPLSLLLAVFGGVAAWAAFPGAVSRQGWWFTAVLAVTLLALATHRVRARRGFAAGLLFGLAFMFPHLSWSGTYVGLLPWSALTVACALFYAVLGAVLPRLQRARWRLAPLAVATGWVALEAARARFPFEGFPWGRLAFSQADAPTLGLAALGGSPAVTFGVALSGALLASAVLALLRLPAPAGAARGVPRLRPAVLFAVAAVAVAASGALVPRPTAAQDGTSSVAAVQGNVPEAGLEFNAERRAVLDNHARATEALARAVEAGTARQPDVVLWPENSSDIDPYENPDAAAVIERAARDVGAPLLVGAVLDGPGRYVSNTGLVVTPEDGLAGARDDDARHYVKQRPAPFGEYMPYRSFFRVFSDKVDLISRDFAHGDHVGLLRMGGVPVGDVICFEVAFDDTVRDSVRAGAQFLVVQTNNATFGYSDEAVQQLAMSRLRAVESGRAVVQISTVGVSAIISPDGVAHEESSLFTTDVLTGEVPLRSARTIATRVGDAPELVLTGLALLLLLTARSGDRRRPRGGRPVPARSADPVPTA
- a CDS encoding amidohydrolase codes for the protein MLVEGATVAWVGPDEAAAAWTREGDEVVELEGRLITPAFVDAHVHLTETGLRHTGLDLHGVTGPRELLDAVAARAVPGELLAGFGWDESRWGGAPVPTRAELDRAAPGTPVVLSRVDGHSALVSSPLTDAAGLRDLPGWDEDGWVRAAAHHAALDARWAALTPGAADRARRSALHAAAAAGIGTVHEMSGRWLAPPGDLTALQRLAATEALPHVVGYLAERVTSAEQARAVLGAAAREGAELAGLGGDLTVDGALGSRTAALRADYADAPGSRGALHLDATAVADHLHACTLAGVHAAFHAIGDAALDVVVDALEAVAADLGVPALASAGHRVEHAVVADPGHVRALARLGTAVSAQPAFGATWGGPGGVYAQRLGEREQHVQDLAAFAAAGVPLAFGSDTPVTPFAPWAAVRAAGFPAREEHAVSVRAAFLAHTRGGHRLAGRGHPGVLRPGAPATYVVWDVQDLLVQAPDRRLSGWSTDARSGTPGLPDLSPGAPEPVCRRTVVDGVVVHDAPWSDARPDTPGDTP